Proteins encoded in a region of the Apilactobacillus apisilvae genome:
- a CDS encoding UDP-N-acetylglucosamine 1-carboxyvinyltransferase translates to MNKMIIRGGHRLSGDVTIGGAKNSTVALIPAAILADTPVQFDMVPNILDVHNLMLILESMNVKSDFADGILNVDPTNIVENALPSKAIKSLRASYYFMGALLGKFGRAKVTFPGGDNIGPRPIDQHIKAFKAMGAKVINDGDKVIINTEKGGLHGASIFLDVVSVGATINTILAAVKANGETIIRNAAKEPEIIDIVTFLNNMGAKIRGAGTDVIRIEGVSKLEAKNTHIIIPDRIEAGTYLAMASAYGNGVNVHNVIPEHLESFISKLLEMGIDLKIHEDSIYVPESHHFNGIEIKTMPYPGFATDLQQPITPLLLKANGDSTIIDTIYPKRTKHISELNKMGANIRYNDGNGSIIVSHTDKLTGSNISAGEIRAGASEMIAGLMAEGTTVISNADNILRGYDNIIDKLTDLNADVEIINDEK, encoded by the coding sequence ATGAATAAAATGATAATTAGGGGTGGCCATCGATTATCTGGTGATGTAACAATTGGTGGTGCCAAAAATAGTACAGTGGCGTTAATTCCAGCGGCCATTTTGGCTGATACGCCAGTTCAATTTGATATGGTTCCCAATATTTTGGATGTTCATAATCTAATGTTAATTTTGGAATCCATGAATGTAAAATCAGACTTTGCTGATGGAATTTTAAATGTTGATCCAACCAACATAGTCGAAAATGCTTTACCCAGTAAAGCAATTAAAAGTTTAAGAGCTTCATACTATTTTATGGGAGCGCTTTTAGGAAAATTTGGAAGAGCCAAAGTTACTTTTCCAGGTGGTGATAATATTGGACCACGGCCAATTGATCAACATATTAAAGCTTTTAAAGCCATGGGAGCCAAAGTGATTAATGATGGTGATAAGGTTATTATTAATACTGAAAAAGGTGGACTTCATGGTGCATCTATATTTCTAGATGTCGTTTCAGTAGGTGCAACTATTAACACTATTTTGGCTGCAGTCAAGGCTAATGGGGAAACCATTATTAGAAATGCTGCTAAGGAACCTGAAATAATCGATATTGTGACCTTCCTAAATAATATGGGGGCTAAAATTAGAGGTGCTGGTACCGATGTGATTAGAATTGAAGGAGTTTCAAAGTTAGAAGCTAAGAATACCCATATCATTATCCCTGATCGTATTGAAGCTGGAACTTATTTAGCGATGGCTTCTGCTTATGGAAATGGTGTTAATGTTCATAATGTTATTCCTGAACATTTAGAATCTTTTATTTCTAAATTGCTAGAAATGGGAATTGATTTAAAAATTCATGAAGATAGTATCTATGTTCCCGAAAGTCATCATTTTAATGGGATTGAGATTAAGACAATGCCTTATCCAGGGTTTGCTACGGATCTACAACAACCAATTACTCCATTGTTATTAAAAGCTAATGGCGATAGTACAATTATTGATACAATTTATCCTAAACGAACTAAACATATTAGCGAATTAAATAAAATGGGTGCTAATATTCGTTATAATGACGGAAATGGAAGTATTATTGTTAGTCATACTGATAAACTAACTGGATCTAACATTTCTGCTGGTGAAATTAGAGCTGGTGCATCAGAAATGATCGCTGGATTAATGGCTGAAGGAACAACTGTAATTAGTAATGCTGATAATATTTTACGTGGTTATGATAATATTATTGATAAATTAACAGATTTGAATGCTGATGTAGAAATTATTAACGATGAAAAATAA
- a CDS encoding low molecular weight protein-tyrosine-phosphatase, whose product MKKVLFVCHGNVCRSAMAEAIFRQLINKNNLSDKLEVASAATSTEEIGNPPHPSVQSILNQNHLDYSNMYARQIEATDFKKYDYIIGMDKENIQNLLHWAPKDDLQKIHLFLDVSDNKAGKEIPDPWYTGEFKQTFKAINEMIPEWIKYILNN is encoded by the coding sequence TTGAAAAAAGTATTGTTTGTATGTCATGGAAATGTATGTCGTTCTGCGATGGCTGAAGCTATTTTTAGACAATTAATCAATAAAAATAATTTATCAGATAAACTAGAGGTTGCATCAGCAGCAACTAGCACTGAAGAAATTGGTAATCCACCCCATCCATCGGTGCAAAGTATTTTAAATCAAAATCATTTAGATTATTCTAATATGTACGCTCGACAAATTGAAGCAACTGATTTTAAAAAATATGATTATATTATTGGGATGGATAAGGAAAATATCCAAAATTTATTACACTGGGCTCCTAAAGATGATTTGCAAAAAATTCATTTGTTTTTGGATGTATCTGATAACAAAGCTGGAAAAGAAATTCCAGATCCTTGGTATACCGGGGAATTTAAACAAACTTTTAAAGCAATTAATGAAATGATACCTGAATGGATTAAATATATTTTAAATAATTAA
- the cbpA gene encoding cyclic di-AMP binding protein CbpA, whose translation MLLKSLVKPKSRLVTVNENVSLKDALTVLEESGFRCIPILDETGTIFRGNIYKMHIYRHKSRGGDMNLPVTTLLKNATKFISVDSAFFHVFFSIKDLPYIAVLSNENKFYGILTHTRLLDMLSQSWNVNIGSYVITVLAPGDRGDLEAMSKIITKYTSIASVISLDAQEGELVHRVMFTLPADVNKELLSKITAALERKAFRVAEIEDLNDER comes from the coding sequence ATGTTACTAAAATCTTTAGTAAAACCCAAAAGTAGATTAGTTACGGTAAACGAGAACGTATCGCTTAAAGATGCTTTAACAGTTCTTGAAGAATCAGGATTTAGATGTATTCCCATTCTAGACGAAACTGGCACTATTTTTAGAGGAAACATCTATAAGATGCACATTTATCGTCACAAATCACGTGGTGGTGATATGAACTTACCAGTTACAACTTTATTAAAAAATGCTACGAAATTCATTAGTGTTGATTCAGCTTTCTTCCATGTATTTTTCTCAATTAAAGATTTACCTTATATCGCTGTATTAAGTAACGAAAATAAATTTTATGGAATTTTAACTCATACTAGATTACTCGATATGTTATCCCAATCATGGAACGTTAACATTGGTAGTTATGTAATTACAGTTTTGGCTCCTGGTGATCGTGGTGATTTGGAAGCTATGTCTAAAATAATTACTAAATATACTTCAATTGCAAGTGTTATTAGTTTGGATGCTCAGGAAGGTGAACTAGTTCATCGAGTAATGTTTACCTTACCAGCCGATGTAAATAAAGAACTATTAAGTAAAATCACTGCTGCTCTTGAAAGGAAAGCCTTTAGAGTGGCTGAAATTGAAGATTTAAATGATGAAAGATAA
- a CDS encoding type II toxin-antitoxin system PemK/MazF family toxin, whose protein sequence is MSNVDIKRGDIFYADLSPVVGSEQGGMRPVLIIQNNIGNHYSPTVIVAAITAKISKPKMPTHVGISADKTKIEKNSVVLLEQIRTIDKQRLNDRVDHLGDKFMKRIDKSLKLSVGIQ, encoded by the coding sequence ATGTCAAACGTTGATATCAAACGTGGAGATATTTTTTATGCTGACCTATCACCGGTAGTTGGTTCAGAACAAGGTGGAATGAGGCCAGTATTAATTATTCAGAATAATATTGGTAATCATTATAGTCCTACCGTAATTGTCGCTGCAATCACTGCTAAAATTTCAAAGCCTAAAATGCCCACTCATGTGGGTATCAGTGCTGATAAAACTAAAATTGAAAAAAATTCGGTAGTTTTATTGGAGCAAATTAGGACGATTGATAAACAACGTCTTAATGATCGTGTGGATCATTTGGGCGATAAGTTTATGAAACGTATCGATAAGTCTTTGAAATTGAGTGTTGGGATTCAGTGA
- a CDS encoding UDP-N-acetylmuramoyl-tripeptide--D-alanyl-D-alanine ligase, whose amino-acid sequence MKMSVAEIARAVSAQNDVSEYDDIDITNVSFDSRKLEPGSLFVPLVSENDGHDYVADAIENGAKAVLWQSDHFNEPSDFPVLKVDNTLSALQILSQYYLAKINPRVVAVTGSNGKTTTKDMIASILSTQFNVTKTHDNFNNEIGVPITILSMEPNTEMLVIEMGMDRPGQLDLLSHLVEPDIAIITMIGEAHIEFFGTRDKIADAKMEITHGLKEDGVFIYNGDEPLLVDRAKKLPFKQLTFGNKDNNDLYSTSIDSEENKTKFTVNEWEDQFTIPIMGSYNVNNALAALSVGKLYRIHESYMIQSLKDFTITDNRTEWIKGLKHEMILSDVYNSNPTAAKLVLKAFSKSETKGRRIAVLGDMLELGDKSREMHESLYDSLNPNEIQSVYLIGNDMKYLAEKLKGKYELQSLHYFLPDQLDELFGQLNAEIYEDDEVLLKASHGIHLEKVLNKLTED is encoded by the coding sequence ATGAAAATGTCAGTTGCAGAAATAGCAAGAGCCGTTTCCGCACAAAATGATGTTAGTGAATATGACGATATTGATATTACTAACGTTTCTTTTGATAGTCGAAAATTAGAACCGGGATCGCTATTTGTACCTTTAGTTAGCGAAAATGATGGTCATGATTATGTAGCCGATGCTATTGAAAATGGTGCTAAGGCGGTTTTATGGCAATCAGATCATTTTAATGAGCCATCAGATTTTCCAGTGTTGAAAGTTGATAATACTTTAAGTGCTTTGCAAATCTTAAGTCAATATTATTTGGCTAAAATTAATCCGAGAGTTGTGGCGGTTACTGGAAGTAACGGTAAAACTACAACTAAAGATATGATTGCTTCAATATTATCAACACAATTCAACGTTACCAAAACTCACGATAATTTTAATAATGAAATTGGTGTTCCAATTACTATTCTATCAATGGAACCAAATACTGAAATGCTAGTTATTGAAATGGGAATGGATCGTCCTGGTCAGTTAGACTTATTAAGCCATCTAGTGGAGCCTGATATTGCAATTATTACAATGATTGGAGAGGCTCATATTGAATTTTTTGGGACTCGTGACAAAATTGCTGATGCCAAAATGGAAATTACACACGGTTTAAAAGAAGACGGTGTATTTATCTATAATGGTGACGAGCCATTATTAGTAGATCGTGCTAAAAAATTACCATTTAAGCAATTAACATTTGGTAACAAAGACAACAATGATTTATATTCAACAAGTATTGATAGCGAAGAAAATAAAACTAAATTTACTGTTAATGAATGGGAAGATCAATTTACGATTCCTATTATGGGATCATACAACGTTAATAATGCATTAGCTGCTTTATCAGTTGGAAAATTATATCGTATTCATGAAAGTTATATGATTCAATCTTTAAAAGATTTTACAATTACTGATAATCGTACTGAATGGATCAAAGGGTTAAAACACGAAATGATTCTATCAGATGTCTACAATTCAAATCCAACGGCGGCTAAGTTAGTTTTAAAGGCATTCTCTAAAAGTGAAACCAAGGGTCGCAGAATTGCAGTTTTAGGCGATATGTTGGAACTGGGAGATAAATCTCGTGAAATGCATGAATCGCTTTATGATTCATTAAATCCAAATGAAATTCAAAGTGTTTATTTAATTGGTAATGATATGAAATATTTAGCTGAAAAGCTGAAGGGTAAGTATGAATTACAGTCATTACATTACTTTTTACCTGACCAATTAGACGAATTATTTGGTCAATTAAATGCTGAAATTTATGAAGATGATGAAGTCCTATTGAAAGCTAGTCATGGGATTCATCTAGAAAAAGTTTTAAATAAGCTAACTGAAGATTAA
- the alr gene encoding alanine racemase: MVVATHRNAKLIIDRNALYKNILSEKQHLNKDDALFMVVKANGYGHGAIEVAKTAVKAGANGFCVAMLDEALELRHAGFKQPILILGISRVEDVQLIAKENISVTVSSLEWLKDAQNLLRSTDNTLKVHLGLDTGMGRIGFQNPDDLKAAIDYINNCKNLFFEGVFTHFATADEKDKTYFNFQLKKFKEFMTVVKVKPRYVHVSNSATSLWHSECNGNMVRYGVAGYGLNPSGGAVKLPYELYPALSLTSEIVNCKLVKSGNSIGYGATYTTNDNEWIGTVPVGYADGVIRKMQGFNLLVNGYKCPIVGRVCMDQLMIKLPTQMKTGTKVTIVGKSGDHKTTLQDIATYCDTIHYEVACLFTNRLKRVYIN; this comes from the coding sequence ATGGTTGTAGCAACGCATCGAAATGCTAAATTAATCATTGATCGAAATGCTTTATACAAAAATATATTATCTGAAAAGCAACATCTAAATAAAGATGATGCGTTATTTATGGTCGTTAAGGCCAATGGTTATGGTCATGGAGCAATCGAAGTTGCGAAAACTGCAGTAAAGGCTGGTGCTAACGGATTTTGTGTTGCTATGTTAGATGAAGCATTAGAATTGCGTCATGCTGGATTTAAGCAACCAATTTTAATTTTAGGGATTAGTCGAGTTGAGGATGTTCAATTAATTGCTAAAGAGAACATTTCAGTTACAGTATCATCATTAGAATGGCTTAAAGATGCACAAAATTTATTAAGATCAACTGATAATACTTTAAAAGTTCATTTGGGATTGGATACGGGAATGGGTAGAATTGGCTTTCAAAATCCTGATGACTTAAAAGCAGCAATTGATTATATAAACAATTGTAAAAATTTGTTTTTTGAAGGGGTTTTTACTCATTTTGCAACTGCTGATGAAAAAGATAAAACATATTTCAATTTTCAGTTAAAAAAATTTAAGGAATTTATGACTGTTGTTAAAGTAAAACCCAGGTATGTGCATGTATCAAATTCAGCTACGAGCTTGTGGCATAGTGAATGTAATGGTAACATGGTAAGATATGGCGTTGCCGGATATGGATTAAATCCTTCCGGTGGAGCAGTAAAGCTTCCGTATGAATTGTATCCTGCACTTTCCTTAACTAGTGAAATTGTTAATTGTAAGCTAGTTAAGTCTGGTAATTCAATTGGTTATGGTGCTACTTATACTACTAATGATAATGAGTGGATTGGGACTGTACCAGTTGGTTATGCAGATGGAGTTATTAGAAAAATGCAAGGATTTAATTTGTTAGTTAATGGATATAAATGTCCAATTGTTGGTCGTGTTTGTATGGACCAGCTAATGATAAAACTTCCCACTCAAATGAAAACGGGCACTAAGGTCACTATTGTTGGTAAAAGTGGTGACCACAAGACAACATTACAGGATATCGCTACGTATTGTGATACAATTCATTATGAGGTTGCTTGTTTATTTACTAATCGTTTGAAACGAGTCTATATTAATTAA
- a CDS encoding DEAD/DEAH box helicase, which translates to MKFRDLGLSEDLLKAIEEKGFKEATPIQAETIPLTLKGEDVLGQAQTGTGKTAAFALPIIEHIDLDNPNVQALVISPTRELAIQTKNEISRFGKIKGVNTTAVYGGSDIRRQIKDLKRHPQVIVGTPGRLLDHINRHTLKLVNVKTLVLDEADDMLDMGFLEDIESIIKKVPKERQTLLFSATMPQSIKRVGVQFMKEPKQVKIKAKELTTELIDQYYIRVKQFEKFDVMTRFFDIQAPKVTIVFCRTKRRVDEVSKGLLLRGYRAAGLHGDLTQNRRSQIMRDFKNDKVDVLVATDVAARGIDVSGVTHVYNYDIPQDSESYVHRIGRTGRAGNHGVSMTFVEPNETSYLRDIEKLTKVRMLPLKPPSADEALKGQLEAATKQIGSLIQKTKVEKFAGTADKLLEEYDAKDLVAVLLSKMTRNQVKVHISSERPLPSRGHGKNGRRGGFHRGGGRGGRRGNFRRNNNHQNGGNRRNGGRRNNDRRSAGRRPNKSFTIKNKD; encoded by the coding sequence TTGAAGTTTAGAGACTTAGGTCTTTCAGAAGACTTATTAAAAGCAATTGAGGAAAAAGGTTTTAAGGAAGCCACTCCAATTCAAGCTGAAACTATTCCTTTAACATTAAAAGGTGAAGATGTTTTAGGTCAGGCCCAAACTGGGACTGGTAAAACAGCTGCCTTTGCACTACCAATTATTGAACATATTGATTTAGATAATCCTAATGTTCAAGCGTTAGTTATTTCACCTACTCGTGAATTAGCTATTCAAACTAAAAACGAAATTAGTCGTTTTGGCAAGATTAAGGGTGTAAATACTACTGCCGTATATGGTGGTTCAGATATTAGAAGACAAATTAAAGATTTGAAGCGTCACCCACAAGTAATTGTAGGTACTCCAGGTCGTTTATTAGATCACATTAACCGTCACACTTTAAAACTAGTTAATGTTAAAACATTAGTTCTAGATGAAGCTGATGACATGCTAGATATGGGATTCTTAGAAGATATTGAAAGTATCATCAAGAAAGTTCCTAAAGAAAGACAAACACTATTATTTTCTGCTACAATGCCACAATCAATTAAACGTGTTGGGGTTCAATTCATGAAAGAACCCAAACAAGTTAAAATTAAGGCAAAAGAGTTAACTACGGAATTAATCGATCAATATTATATCCGTGTAAAACAGTTCGAAAAATTTGATGTTATGACTAGATTCTTTGATATCCAAGCACCTAAGGTAACGATTGTATTCTGTCGTACTAAACGTCGTGTTGATGAAGTATCTAAGGGATTATTATTAAGAGGTTACCGTGCTGCTGGATTACATGGTGATTTAACTCAAAATCGTCGTTCACAAATTATGCGTGATTTTAAAAACGATAAGGTTGATGTTTTAGTAGCAACTGATGTTGCAGCTCGTGGAATTGATGTTTCAGGAGTTACTCATGTTTATAATTACGATATTCCTCAAGACTCAGAAAGCTATGTTCATAGAATTGGTCGTACTGGACGTGCTGGAAATCATGGAGTATCAATGACTTTCGTTGAACCAAATGAAACTAGCTACTTGAGAGATATTGAAAAGCTAACAAAAGTTAGAATGCTACCATTAAAGCCACCTTCAGCTGATGAAGCTTTGAAAGGTCAATTGGAAGCAGCTACTAAACAAATTGGTTCATTAATCCAAAAAACTAAGGTTGAAAAATTTGCTGGTACTGCTGATAAATTATTAGAAGAATATGATGCAAAAGACCTAGTTGCTGTTTTATTAAGTAAGATGACTAGAAACCAAGTTAAGGTTCATATTTCATCTGAAAGACCACTACCAAGTCGTGGACATGGTAAGAATGGTCGTCGTGGTGGATTCCATCGTGGTGGTGGACGCGGTGGTCGCCGTGGAAACTTTAGAAGAAATAATAATCATCAAAATGGTGGTAATCGTCGTAATGGTGGCCGTCGCAACAATGATCGTCGTTCCGCTGGTCGTCGTCCAAATAAGTCTTTTACTATTAAAAACAAAGATTAA
- a CDS encoding type B 50S ribosomal protein L31 has product MKKGIHPEYREVVFQDTSTGAKFVAGSTMNSSETIKLDDGNEYPLVRLEISSDSHPFYTGREKFTQADGAVDRFNKKYGFK; this is encoded by the coding sequence ATGAAAAAAGGAATTCATCCAGAATACCGTGAAGTAGTATTCCAAGATACTAGTACTGGTGCTAAGTTTGTTGCTGGTTCAACTATGAACTCAAGCGAAACAATCAAACTAGACGATGGTAACGAATACCCATTAGTACGTCTTGAAATTTCTTCAGATTCTCATCCATTCTACACTGGCCGTGAAAAATTCACCCAAGCAGATGGCGCTGTGGATCGTTTCAACAAGAAATACGGTTTCAAGTAG
- a CDS encoding CTP synthase → MTKYVFVTGGVVSSLGKGIVSASLGRLLKNRGLNVTIQKFDPYINVDPGTMSPYQHGEVFVTNDGTETDLDLGHYERFIDNDLNKYSNVTTGKIYSEVLRKERRGDYLGATVQVIPHITGMIKEKIMRAAKVTNADIVITEIGGTVGDIESLPFLEAIRQMKAEVGGDNVFYIHTTLIPYLRAAGEMKTKPTQHSVKELRGLGIQPNLLVVRTEQDVTDDMKRKIALFCDVKPEAVVESKDAPTLYTIPLMLQAQNMDQQVLDHFGLETPKADMTEWKKLEHKVQNLSKEINITLVGKYVKLKDAYISITESLKHAGYPLDAKVNLKMLNSEKVNEDNVKDLLSDADGILVPGGFGDRGIEGMITAVKYARENDVPYFGICLGMQIASIEFARDVLGYKDANTTEIDQDTPHKIIDLMADQSDIDGMGGTQRLGAYPCKLVPGTKTAAAYDNKAEISERHRHRYEYNNEYRQEMEDNGLVISGTSPDNHLVEVIEIPANKFFIAAQYHPEFLSRPTRPEGLFKSFVEAANEQHDINNK, encoded by the coding sequence ATGACTAAATATGTTTTTGTTACTGGTGGGGTTGTTTCTTCACTAGGAAAAGGAATTGTTTCTGCATCACTAGGTCGTTTATTAAAAAACCGTGGATTAAACGTTACCATCCAAAAATTTGATCCATACATTAATGTCGACCCAGGGACTATGAGTCCTTACCAACATGGTGAAGTTTTTGTTACCAATGATGGTACAGAAACCGACCTTGACCTTGGACATTATGAACGTTTTATTGATAATGACTTGAATAAGTACTCAAACGTAACTACTGGTAAAATTTATTCAGAAGTTTTACGTAAAGAACGTCGTGGTGACTATTTAGGAGCTACGGTTCAAGTTATTCCTCATATTACAGGAATGATTAAAGAAAAAATTATGCGTGCTGCTAAAGTTACTAATGCTGATATTGTAATTACAGAAATTGGTGGAACTGTAGGAGATATTGAATCACTACCTTTCTTAGAAGCTATTCGTCAAATGAAAGCTGAAGTTGGTGGAGACAATGTTTTCTATATTCACACAACTTTAATTCCATATTTACGTGCTGCTGGTGAAATGAAAACTAAGCCAACTCAACACAGTGTTAAGGAATTACGTGGCTTAGGAATACAACCCAACTTATTAGTTGTTAGAACTGAACAAGATGTTACTGATGATATGAAACGAAAAATTGCATTATTCTGTGATGTTAAGCCAGAAGCTGTTGTTGAATCAAAAGATGCCCCAACACTTTACACGATTCCATTGATGCTACAAGCACAAAATATGGATCAACAGGTATTGGACCACTTTGGTCTAGAAACACCTAAAGCTGATATGACAGAATGGAAAAAACTTGAACATAAAGTTCAAAATCTAAGTAAAGAAATTAATATTACCTTAGTTGGTAAGTACGTTAAGCTAAAAGATGCTTACATTTCAATTACTGAATCATTAAAACACGCTGGATACCCACTAGATGCTAAGGTTAATTTAAAAATGTTGAATTCAGAAAAGGTTAATGAAGATAACGTTAAAGACTTATTAAGTGATGCTGATGGTATTTTAGTTCCTGGTGGATTTGGTGATCGTGGAATTGAAGGTATGATTACTGCTGTTAAGTATGCTCGCGAAAATGACGTACCTTACTTTGGTATTTGTTTAGGAATGCAAATTGCAAGTATTGAATTTGCACGTGATGTTTTAGGTTATAAAGATGCTAATACTACTGAAATTGACCAAGACACACCACACAAGATTATTGACTTGATGGCTGATCAAAGTGATATTGATGGTATGGGTGGAACTCAACGTTTAGGTGCTTATCCATGTAAATTAGTTCCTGGTACTAAAACAGCTGCAGCATATGATAATAAAGCAGAAATTTCCGAACGTCATCGTCATCGTTATGAATATAACAATGAATATCGTCAAGAAATGGAAGATAATGGCTTAGTTATTTCAGGAACTTCACCTGATAATCATTTAGTTGAAGTTATTGAAATTCCAGCAAATAAATTCTTTATTGCTGCCCAATATCATCCAGAATTCTTATCTAGACCAACTAGACCAGAAGGGTTATTTAAATCATTTGTTGAAGCCGCAAATGAACAACATGATATAAATAATAAATAA
- the rpoE gene encoding DNA-directed RNA polymerase subunit delta, with protein MVEVAHAILAEHGDVMAFADIANEIQKYLGDSDEEIRKRLVQFYTDMNVDGSFISLGDNLWGLRTWYPYESIDEATVHPEDEDIDRPRNKKRRKVNAFLADASDDDDVIDYDDDDPEDQDDEFEDADEGTDETDKYHKDLDQIDEENDNESEDIPDGIEGELSELHDEDDDSKD; from the coding sequence ATGGTTGAAGTTGCTCATGCTATCTTAGCTGAACATGGGGATGTAATGGCCTTTGCTGACATCGCAAACGAAATCCAAAAATATTTGGGTGATTCTGATGAAGAAATTCGTAAACGATTAGTTCAATTCTATACAGATATGAACGTTGATGGTAGTTTTATTTCTTTAGGTGATAATCTTTGGGGATTAAGAACATGGTATCCATATGAATCAATCGATGAAGCTACTGTTCATCCTGAAGATGAAGATATTGATCGTCCTAGAAATAAAAAACGTCGTAAAGTTAATGCTTTCCTTGCTGATGCTTCTGACGATGATGATGTTATTGATTATGATGATGATGACCCAGAAGATCAAGATGATGAATTTGAAGATGCCGATGAAGGCACTGATGAAACCGATAAATATCATAAAGATTTAGACCAAATTGACGAAGAAAACGATAATGAATCAGAAGATATTCCTGATGGTATCGAAGGAGAATTATCCGAGTTACATGATGAAGATGATGATTCCAAAGATTAA
- a CDS encoding L-lactate dehydrogenase, producing the protein MALKHQKVVLVGDGAVGSSYAFAMMQQGIGEEFVIVDIIRDRIEGDALDLEDAQVFTAPKNIYAGDYSDCADADLVVITAGAPQKPGETRLDLVGKNLKILSSIVPEVVKSGFDGIFLVAANPVDVLTYGVQKLSGWPKEKVVGSGTSLDTTRFQVAVAKKIGVNPADVNAYIMGEHGDSEFAAIDEATVGSRPLLDVAKDAGVSKDDLLKLEDETRNKAYTIINKKGATFYGVATALMRISRAILRDENSVLPIGAPMNGEYGLNDIYIGTPAVVNASGVKQVIEVPLSDEEKAKMDASAKTLKETAEKGMESLK; encoded by the coding sequence GTGGCTTTGAAACATCAAAAAGTCGTTTTAGTTGGTGACGGTGCCGTAGGTTCATCATATGCATTTGCTATGATGCAACAAGGAATCGGTGAAGAATTCGTCATCGTTGATATTATTAGAGATCGTATTGAAGGAGACGCACTTGATTTAGAAGATGCTCAAGTATTTACTGCTCCTAAGAACATTTACGCTGGTGATTACAGTGACTGTGCAGATGCTGACTTAGTTGTTATCACTGCTGGTGCACCACAAAAACCAGGTGAAACTCGTCTTGACTTAGTTGGCAAGAACCTAAAGATTTTATCTTCAATCGTACCAGAAGTTGTTAAATCTGGTTTTGATGGTATTTTCTTAGTTGCTGCTAACCCAGTTGACGTTTTAACTTACGGTGTTCAAAAGCTTTCAGGTTGGCCAAAGGAAAAAGTTGTAGGTTCTGGTACTTCACTAGATACAACTCGTTTCCAAGTAGCTGTTGCTAAGAAGATCGGTGTTAACCCTGCTGATGTTAATGCATACATCATGGGTGAACATGGTGACTCTGAATTTGCTGCAATTGACGAAGCAACTGTTGGTTCACGTCCATTATTAGACGTTGCTAAAGATGCTGGCGTAAGCAAAGATGACTTACTAAAACTTGAAGATGAAACTAGAAACAAAGCTTACACTATCATTAACAAGAAAGGTGCTACTTTCTATGGTGTCGCTACTGCATTAATGAGAATTTCACGTGCCATTTTGCGTGATGAAAACTCAGTATTGCCTATTGGTGCTCCAATGAATGGTGAATATGGTTTAAACGATATTTACATTGGTACTCCTGCTGTTGTTAATGCTTCAGGTGTAAAACAAGTTATTGAAGTTCCTCTAAGTGATGAAGAAAAAGCTAAGATGGATGCTTCTGCTAAAACTTTAAAGGAAACTGCTGAAAAAGGTATGGAATCTTTAAAGTAA